CGAGTTTATGGCCGACCATGTTTTCGGTCACATAGACTGGGACGAACCTGCGACCGTTATGGACGGCAAAGGTATAGCCGATCATCTCGGGAATGATGGTTGAACGCCGGGACCAGGTCCGGATCACTTTTCTGTCTCCGCTGTCCGACACGGCCTGCACCTTTTTCATCAGATGCTCGTCAACAAAGGGACCTTTTTTGACCGAACGCGGCATGGCTATTTCTTTCTCTTTTGCACGATATATTTATCGGTCCGCGGGTTACGGCGGGTTTTATGGCCTTTGGCCAACACCCCCCATGGGCTCTGGGGGTGGTTGCCCTTGCTCTGACCTTCGCCACCGCCATGGGGGTGATCAATAGGGTTCATGGCGATACCGCGCACGTGCGGCCGGATGCCAAACCAGCGTGAACGTCCGGCTTTTCCGTAGCGGATATTTTCGTGGTCGGTATTGCCGACCTGACCAATGGTCGCCCGACATCGCTGATGGATCAGGCGCATCTCGCCGGACGGCATTTTGAGCGTCGCATAGTCGCCCTCCTTGGCCATCAGTTGGGCAGACGTGCCGGCCCCGCGCACCAACTGTCCACCGGCGCCGATCTTCAGCTCAATATTATGCACCTGGGTTCCGAGTGGGATATTACGCAGCGCCAGGGTATTGCCGGGCTGGATGTCGGCCCCCTCGCCAGACATCACCTGGCCGCCGACGGCGAGGCCGACCGGAGCCAGAATGTAGCGTTTCTCGCCGTCCCGGTAGTGGAGCAGGGCGATATGGGCGGAGCGGTTGGGGTCGTAC
This window of the Desulfurellaceae bacterium genome carries:
- the rpsS gene encoding 30S ribosomal protein S19, which codes for MPRSVKKGPFVDEHLMKKVQAVSDSGDRKVIRTWSRRSTIIPEMIGYTFAVHNGRRFVPVYVTENMVGHKLGEFSPTRTFYGHAGDRKGERRR
- the rplB gene encoding 50S ribosomal protein L2, which gives rise to MAIRVYKPTSPGRRSQSVSSARELSKNSPERSLLAPLHKRGGRNNRGRITNLHRGGGHKRRYRIIDFHREKDGVPATVASIEYDPNRSAHIALLHYRDGEKRYILAPVGLAVGGQVMSGEGADIQPGNTLALRNIPLGTQVHNIELKIGAGGQLVRGAGTSAQLMAKEGDYATLKMPSGEMRLIHQRCRATIGQVGNTDHENIRYGKAGRSRWFGIRPHVRGIAMNPIDHPHGGGEGQSKGNHPQSPWGVLAKGHKTRRNPRTDKYIVQKRKK